One region of Camelina sativa cultivar DH55 chromosome 6, Cs, whole genome shotgun sequence genomic DNA includes:
- the LOC104699046 gene encoding serine/threonine-protein kinase STY46-like: MSTACSTMLYPNYPFLMSSFGRSDDCCESDEQFNFTISKDLLLDAKDVLMGHMIGEGAKAIVYKGIYKCTVAVKVVQPCETSAVSIEDKQQFQKEFLLLSSMEHNNIVKFFGACIEPQLMIVTELMEGGSLHKFILNSRSSPPNLKKALSFALDISRAMEFLHSNGIIHRDLNPRNVLVTSDMEMVKLADFGLAREYTIGGMTCEAGTYRWMAPEVCSREPLKYGEKKHYHHKVDVYSFALIFWALLTNQIPFNEMNTTASILYFVKQGKRPSLKNIPDEIVPILESCWAEESEARPEFTEITILLEKLLNELSSAGTSNETVISDEESYDVEMGDLDTNCLIQKGYRRLEKPKGKKKKKVMSRILPFFKTFFSSKG, encoded by the exons ATGTCCACAGCCTGTTCGACGATGCTTTACCCGAACTATCCTTTTCTCATGTCATCGTTTGGCCGCTCAGATGACTGTTGTGAGTCCGACGAGCAATTCAATTTCACTATCAGCAAAGATTTGCTTCTAGATGCTAAGGATGTCTTGATGGGACATATGATTGGAGAAGGAGCCAAGGCCATCGTCTACAAAGGAAT ATACAAATGTACTGTGGCGGTGAAGGTAGTGCAGCCGTGTGAAACATCTGCTGTAAGCATAGAGGACAAACAACAGTTTCAAAAGGAGTTTCTGTTACTATCCTCGATGGAACATAACAACATTGTGAAg TTTTTTGGAGCTTGCATAGAGCCACAATTGATGATAGTTACCGAACTCATGGAAGGCGGCAGTCTTCATAAGTTCATATTGAACTCTCGTTCGAGTCCTCCTAATCTAAAGAAGGCACTAAGCTTTGCTTTGGATATTTCTCGAGCCATGGAGTTTTTGCACTCAAATGGCATCATTCACCGTGATTTAAATCCAA GGAATGTGTTGGTAACAAGTGATATGGAAATGGTAAAATTGGCTGATTTTGGACTTGCAAGAGAATATACTATAGGTGGCATGACTTGTGAGGCTGGCACTTACAGATGGATGGCTCCTGAG GTATGTAGCCGTGAGCCACTCAAATATGGAGAGAAGAAGCACTATCACCACAAAGTTGATGTCTACAGCTTTGCACTAATTTTTTGGGCGTTGCTCACCAATCAAATACCATTCAATGAGATGAATACGACTGCGTCTATTCTCTATTTTGTAAAACAG GGCAAGAGACCAAGCCTTAAGAATATTCCAGATGAAATTGTTCCCATCTTGGAATCTTGTTGGGCAGAAGAATCAGAGGCACGTCCTGAGTTTACAGAGATCACTATCTTATTGGAAAAATTGCTAAACGAGTTGAGCTCAGCTGGGACTAGTAATGAAACAGTAATATCAGATGAGGAATCTTATGACGTTGAGATGGGAGATTTGGATACCAATTGTTTGATTCAAAAGGGCTATCGCAGGCTAGAGAAACctaaggggaagaagaagaagaaagtgatgagTAGGATACTTCCTTTCTTCAAGACGTTCTTTTCATCGAAGGGGTGA